One segment of Neobacillus endophyticus DNA contains the following:
- a CDS encoding glycosyltransferase family 4 protein, with protein MLYLTLIVCFVLSILITPLIKKLAFTIGATDRPNQRKVHQKIMPRLGGLAIYLSFIAGIVLLRPEIQSAGAIILGCSIIVVTGICDDIFELPAKIKLLGQLIAAVTVVFVGDLQVVFINLPFGGQLEFGFLSIPLTIIWIVGITNAINLIDGLDGLAAGVSSIALITISGMAMIQGNFFVVAAGLILLASTLGFLIYNFHPASIFMGDTGALFLGFMISVLSLLGFKNVTFISFIIPVIILGVPISDTFFAILRRIIHKKPLSAPDKSHLHHCMLRMGFSHRQTVLLIYAMAAFFGLVAVIYSQARLGGALFLITVVVVIIEIIAEKIGLVGREYRPLLNIMQTLRESTVKDRS; from the coding sequence ATGCTTTATCTTACCTTGATAGTATGTTTTGTGCTCTCCATTCTTATAACACCTCTGATAAAAAAACTAGCCTTCACCATTGGAGCTACGGATCGACCGAATCAGCGAAAGGTGCATCAGAAGATCATGCCAAGGCTTGGTGGTTTGGCTATCTATCTCAGCTTTATTGCAGGAATTGTCCTCCTAAGACCTGAAATTCAATCGGCAGGAGCGATTATACTTGGCTGCTCCATAATTGTCGTTACAGGTATTTGTGATGACATTTTTGAACTTCCTGCCAAAATAAAGCTGCTGGGGCAATTGATTGCTGCGGTTACTGTTGTTTTTGTTGGTGATTTGCAAGTGGTTTTTATCAATCTGCCGTTCGGAGGACAACTTGAGTTCGGTTTTTTGAGTATCCCATTAACCATTATTTGGATTGTTGGAATAACAAATGCCATTAACCTAATTGATGGACTTGACGGGCTCGCTGCAGGAGTATCCTCCATTGCGCTAATTACGATTTCCGGAATGGCGATGATTCAGGGGAACTTTTTTGTTGTAGCAGCAGGATTAATTCTCCTTGCCAGTACCCTTGGATTTTTAATTTATAATTTTCACCCGGCAAGCATTTTCATGGGAGACACCGGCGCCTTATTTTTAGGATTTATGATTTCCGTTTTATCTCTTCTAGGGTTTAAAAATGTTACATTTATTTCGTTTATTATTCCAGTTATCATTCTGGGCGTACCTATTTCCGATACGTTTTTTGCTATTCTAAGAAGAATCATCCATAAAAAGCCACTATCAGCACCAGACAAATCCCATCTGCATCATTGCATGCTGCGCATGGGGTTCTCCCACCGCCAGACTGTTTTGCTGATCTATGCGATGGCTGCCTTTTTTGGCCTGGTCGCGGTCATTTATTCCCAAGCCCGGCTCGGCGGTGCTTTGTTCTTAATTACGGTTGTCGTTGTCATAATCGAAATTATTGCAGAAAAAATTGGCCTTGTCGGCAGGGAGTATCGTCCATTATTAAATATCATGCAGACGTTGAGAGAATCAACCGTGAAAGACCGTTCATAA
- a CDS encoding bifunctional 2',3'-cyclic-nucleotide 2'-phosphodiesterase/3'-nucleotidase gives MKRKIKRSMKKRMLNGSFAIALALGMVPLNVFPQVAKAEGTGTAESTVKMRFLETTDLHDNIMDYDYYKDAPTIEFGLDRTAQLIHQARAEKVDPNSSNSPTYDQNSMLFDAGDLLQGNPMADYIAKVKGLTANETHPVFKAMSLLHYDAGIPGNHEFNYGLDYLNTALKHVPYDFVNANIYKDDHDNDPSNDQNYFKPYDIIKKVVKDENGVEQTIKVGVIGFAPPQIMNWDKDNLKGKVITKDIVETAKKFIPEMKAAGADIIVAIAHSGCDIAADGQQEAENAVYSLSKVPGIDALLFGHAHVNFPGDTQFNGKEGIDNVNGHINKVPAMEAGFWGNNLGVMDLELQRVNGKWQVTNSKAALRPLTKTVKDQSGKDVKVATVDGPDQQIVNAVKDAHNATLDYVRGKIGTTSAPMYSYFAQVQDDPTIQIVNNAQTDYVKKWIASKNPELKDIPILSAGAPFKAGGRSGPSYYTNIPAGDLSIKSANDLYLYPNTLKAVEVDGQTVREWLEMSAGQFNQVDPNKTEPQNIINDTFPSYNFDVIDGVKYQIDITKPARYSKDGVLINPDAHRIVNLTMPDGTPIKDDQKFIVATNNYRAGGGGNFPGLKGGTAKVVVDSPDESRQVLINYIQAKGTVNPTADGNWRLAPVGGKAVLQFNSSPEAKQYANASPNLKDAGANPDGSGFERYTIDQNIHIQLLGINDFHGQLDTWRAIKDQSGKVVDYSGGIEYLAAYLKQREANNPANTLMVQAGDLVGASPPVSALLQDEPTIRFMNELGFDVGTVGNHEFDEGVAEMKRLIFGGSNPKTEKYEAKYGKFTGSTMDYVVANVIDEKTGKPILNPYVIKEVGGVKIGFIGVVTTDTPNIVVPSGTAGVKFTDEVDAINKYAKELEDQGVKNIVVLAHDPGTSNNDGTNATGKVVDMAKKIDPEVDVIYGAHDHKYLNTTVDGKLLVQSWSYGTAFSDINLTIDPLTQNIIDKKAEIVDTLHSKIKPDAHIKAELDSYQEDIKPIVGQVVGKTKAPITNVANESGESALGNLIADGMRAVTGTQLAFMNSGGIRNPLPQGTITWGDLFKVQPFGNDLVTMTITGDQVRALLNQQFQTDSYGNRVNRIMAISGLRYTWNDQKPMGSKVLDIYLNNGKPIDPKADYTITVNNFMADGGDGFTILKSGKNRVTNMTDIDGFVKYFKSLHQPVTAKIEGRIMSDSVLQQPDVLITNLDDYISGTTEPGAKVVAKAGGKVIGEATASENDGYFEIELDQPFAKGTVVTLDITDKAGNNKSFDITVKAATGWISFEDENGHVIWKYIDPKTEKYVTNKWIKDIDGLWYHFDEEGIMQTGWLQIDGKKYLLDEDGVMLTGWHKEAGKWYYFDKVNGNMKIGWAQVNGKWYYFGKTGVMQTGWVKLGNKWYFLAKSGEMQIGWLIVNKKWYYLYTDGHMAVSTIVKGKYKIGNDGTWVK, from the coding sequence GTGAAGAGAAAGATAAAGAGAAGCATGAAAAAACGCATGCTCAATGGCTCATTTGCCATCGCACTAGCTCTGGGAATGGTTCCCTTAAATGTTTTTCCGCAAGTGGCGAAAGCGGAAGGAACGGGGACGGCTGAGAGCACAGTAAAAATGCGCTTCCTTGAAACGACAGATCTGCATGACAACATCATGGACTACGATTATTACAAAGATGCACCCACCATTGAATTTGGCTTGGATCGCACAGCACAATTAATCCATCAAGCAAGAGCGGAAAAAGTCGATCCAAATAGCTCAAACAGCCCCACCTACGACCAAAACTCCATGTTATTTGATGCCGGCGATTTGCTTCAAGGAAATCCGATGGCTGACTACATAGCAAAAGTTAAAGGCCTCACTGCGAACGAAACTCACCCTGTATTTAAAGCTATGTCACTATTACATTATGATGCTGGAATTCCAGGAAACCATGAATTCAATTACGGTTTGGATTATTTAAACACCGCATTAAAGCATGTTCCATATGATTTTGTGAACGCTAACATTTATAAGGATGATCATGACAACGACCCTTCAAATGATCAAAACTACTTTAAGCCATATGACATTATTAAAAAAGTAGTGAAGGATGAAAACGGGGTTGAGCAAACGATCAAGGTTGGTGTGATTGGGTTTGCCCCGCCACAAATCATGAACTGGGACAAAGACAATTTAAAAGGGAAAGTCATTACAAAAGATATTGTAGAAACAGCTAAAAAGTTCATTCCTGAAATGAAGGCTGCGGGTGCAGATATCATTGTAGCCATTGCTCACTCCGGCTGCGATATTGCCGCTGACGGTCAGCAAGAGGCTGAAAATGCTGTTTACTCATTGTCGAAAGTACCTGGAATTGATGCCCTTCTATTTGGACATGCCCATGTTAATTTCCCAGGTGATACCCAGTTTAACGGAAAAGAAGGAATTGATAACGTAAATGGCCATATCAACAAAGTTCCGGCAATGGAAGCTGGCTTCTGGGGCAATAATCTTGGCGTAATGGACCTTGAATTGCAAAGGGTCAATGGCAAATGGCAGGTGACGAATTCAAAAGCTGCCCTGAGGCCTCTTACAAAAACAGTTAAGGACCAAAGCGGCAAAGATGTAAAGGTTGCTACAGTCGATGGGCCAGACCAGCAAATCGTTAATGCTGTAAAAGATGCTCACAATGCAACTCTGGATTATGTACGTGGTAAAATCGGTACAACAAGTGCTCCGATGTACAGCTATTTTGCCCAGGTACAAGATGATCCAACGATTCAAATCGTGAACAATGCCCAAACGGACTATGTGAAAAAATGGATTGCCAGCAAAAATCCTGAATTAAAGGATATCCCAATATTATCAGCAGGTGCGCCGTTTAAAGCCGGCGGAAGAAGCGGTCCATCTTACTATACGAATATTCCTGCTGGAGACCTTTCCATTAAGAGTGCCAATGACTTGTATTTGTATCCAAATACTTTAAAAGCGGTCGAAGTGGATGGCCAAACAGTAAGAGAATGGCTGGAAATGTCAGCAGGCCAATTTAACCAAGTTGACCCGAATAAAACGGAGCCGCAAAACATTATTAATGATACATTCCCATCTTATAATTTTGATGTCATTGATGGTGTGAAGTACCAAATTGATATTACTAAACCAGCCAGATATTCGAAAGACGGCGTTTTAATAAATCCTGATGCTCATCGAATTGTAAACTTAACAATGCCTGATGGCACTCCAATTAAGGATGATCAGAAATTTATTGTCGCAACCAACAACTACCGTGCCGGCGGGGGCGGTAACTTCCCTGGCTTAAAAGGCGGAACAGCAAAAGTTGTTGTCGATTCTCCTGATGAAAGCCGTCAAGTTTTAATTAACTATATCCAAGCAAAAGGAACAGTCAATCCGACTGCTGATGGAAACTGGAGACTTGCACCTGTGGGCGGAAAAGCTGTATTGCAATTCAATTCATCACCAGAAGCCAAGCAATATGCAAACGCATCGCCAAATCTGAAAGATGCAGGAGCAAATCCGGATGGCTCAGGTTTTGAGCGTTATACCATTGACCAAAATATTCATATCCAATTATTAGGAATCAATGATTTCCATGGACAACTTGATACTTGGAGAGCCATTAAAGATCAATCAGGAAAAGTAGTTGATTATTCAGGAGGAATCGAATATTTAGCTGCATACCTAAAACAAAGGGAAGCCAATAATCCAGCTAATACCTTAATGGTTCAAGCGGGTGACCTTGTTGGGGCAAGCCCTCCTGTTTCTGCTTTATTACAGGATGAACCTACTATTCGCTTTATGAACGAACTAGGCTTTGATGTAGGAACTGTCGGCAACCACGAATTTGATGAAGGGGTTGCAGAAATGAAACGTCTCATCTTTGGCGGAAGCAACCCGAAAACAGAAAAATATGAAGCAAAGTATGGCAAATTTACTGGATCGACCATGGATTATGTTGTCGCAAATGTCATTGATGAAAAAACAGGCAAGCCTATTCTGAATCCATATGTTATAAAAGAAGTGGGCGGCGTTAAGATTGGCTTTATCGGTGTCGTTACAACAGATACACCAAACATTGTGGTTCCTAGCGGTACTGCTGGGGTAAAGTTTACAGATGAAGTAGATGCCATAAATAAATACGCCAAAGAACTTGAAGATCAGGGCGTTAAGAATATTGTTGTTCTTGCCCACGATCCGGGAACATCCAATAATGACGGTACAAATGCAACAGGCAAAGTAGTGGACATGGCTAAAAAGATTGACCCAGAAGTTGACGTTATTTATGGTGCACATGACCATAAATACCTAAACACAACGGTTGATGGAAAGCTTTTAGTTCAATCCTGGTCATATGGAACAGCATTCTCAGATATTAATTTAACCATTGATCCATTAACGCAAAATATCATTGATAAAAAAGCAGAAATTGTGGATACACTTCACAGCAAAATAAAGCCGGATGCTCATATTAAAGCTGAGTTAGACAGCTACCAAGAAGATATTAAACCAATTGTTGGCCAAGTTGTAGGGAAAACGAAAGCTCCGATTACAAATGTAGCAAATGAGAGCGGCGAATCTGCCCTTGGCAACTTAATTGCGGATGGAATGCGTGCAGTAACCGGTACACAGCTGGCATTCATGAATTCAGGCGGAATCCGCAACCCGCTTCCACAAGGTACGATTACCTGGGGCGATCTATTTAAGGTTCAGCCTTTCGGAAATGATTTAGTTACGATGACGATCACAGGAGATCAAGTAAGAGCGTTGTTAAATCAACAATTCCAGACTGATAGTTACGGCAACCGTGTCAACAGAATCATGGCTATCTCAGGCCTTCGATACACTTGGAACGATCAAAAACCAATGGGAAGCAAAGTATTGGATATTTATCTTAATAATGGAAAACCAATTGATCCGAAAGCTGATTATACGATCACAGTCAACAACTTTATGGCAGATGGCGGCGATGGCTTTACTATTCTGAAATCCGGCAAAAATCGTGTGACCAATATGACGGATATAGACGGATTTGTGAAGTACTTTAAATCACTGCATCAGCCCGTAACGGCCAAAATAGAAGGGCGTATCATGAGTGATTCGGTGTTACAGCAGCCGGATGTTCTAATTACAAATCTAGATGATTATATTTCGGGCACTACTGAACCAGGTGCAAAGGTAGTGGCAAAAGCAGGAGGAAAAGTAATTGGCGAAGCAACAGCCAGTGAAAATGATGGCTATTTCGAGATTGAATTGGATCAGCCATTTGCCAAAGGTACGGTCGTAACACTCGATATTACAGATAAAGCAGGAAACAATAAATCATTCGATATTACCGTAAAAGCAGCAACTGGATGGATTTCCTTCGAAGATGAAAATGGCCACGTCATTTGGAAATATATCGATCCTAAAACAGAAAAATATGTAACAAATAAGTGGATCAAAGATATAGATGGCCTATGGTATCATTTTGACGAAGAGGGGATCATGCAAACCGGCTGGCTGCAAATTGATGGAAAAAAGTACTTGCTGGATGAAGATGGTGTTATGCTAACTGGCTGGCACAAAGAAGCAGGGAAGTGGTATTACTTTGATAAAGTAAATGGAAATATGAAGATCGGCTGGGCACAAGTTAATGGCAAATGGTACTATTTTGGGAAAACTGGCGTGATGCAAACTGGTTGGGTTAAGTTAGGGAATAAGTGGTATTTCTTGGCGAAATCAGGTGAAATGCAGATTGGCTGGTTGATTGTTAATAAAAAATGGTACTATTTATATACGGACGGACATATGGCAGTCAGCACGATTGTTAAGGGCAAGTATAAAATAGGAAACGACGGAACTTGGGTTAAGTAA
- a CDS encoding glycosyltransferase family 2 protein gives MKELISIVVPMYFEEEVAEECYNRLKAVMDAHQMNYEFVFVNDGSTDRTLEILQTIAENDFRAKIIDFSRNFGHQTAVTAGIDFANGDAIVVIDADLQDPPELIPVLVAKWREGYDVVYAKRKTRKGETWFKLLTAKYFYQFLNYMSDIDIPKDTGDFRIIDRSVAEVFKRMTERNRFVRGMISWIGFRQTYIEYERDERFAGETKYPLKKMIKFASDGIVAFSTKPLRLVMTLGLISVLISVLVLIYALVVKLFGHQVQAGWTSLMVAITFFSGIQLLGVGIVGQYVARIYDESKNRPIYIVKDLVNLKDENQTNTYKQTETKEMAKTR, from the coding sequence ATGAAAGAATTAATATCGATCGTAGTTCCGATGTATTTTGAAGAAGAGGTAGCCGAGGAATGCTATAACAGGTTGAAAGCGGTGATGGATGCCCATCAAATGAATTATGAATTTGTTTTCGTTAATGATGGGAGCACAGACCGGACGCTGGAAATCCTTCAAACCATCGCAGAGAATGATTTCCGGGCCAAGATTATCGACTTTTCACGGAATTTCGGTCATCAAACAGCTGTAACTGCTGGAATCGATTTTGCCAATGGCGATGCCATTGTCGTGATTGATGCGGACTTACAGGACCCTCCTGAGCTGATTCCTGTGCTTGTTGCGAAGTGGCGTGAAGGTTATGATGTGGTGTATGCAAAACGGAAAACAAGAAAAGGGGAAACCTGGTTTAAACTATTAACAGCTAAATACTTCTATCAGTTTCTTAATTATATGTCAGATATTGATATTCCAAAAGATACAGGTGATTTTCGAATCATTGACCGGTCTGTGGCTGAAGTGTTTAAGCGAATGACGGAGCGGAACCGCTTTGTCCGCGGGATGATTTCCTGGATCGGCTTTCGTCAAACCTACATTGAGTATGAACGGGATGAACGCTTTGCTGGAGAAACGAAATATCCGTTAAAGAAAATGATCAAGTTTGCTTCAGACGGTATTGTAGCCTTTTCAACAAAACCATTAAGACTAGTCATGACACTTGGGTTAATTTCCGTTTTGATTTCCGTATTGGTGCTAATCTACGCACTCGTCGTCAAATTATTCGGGCATCAAGTACAAGCAGGCTGGACATCACTCATGGTCGCGATCACCTTTTTCAGCGGCATCCAGCTTCTAGGAGTCGGCATCGTTGGCCAATACGTCGCCAGAATCTATGACGAAAGCAAAAACCGCCCCATCTACATCGTCAAAGACCTCGTCAACCTAAAAGACGAAAACCAGACCAACACATACAAGCAAACCGAAACAAAAGAAATGGCTAAAACGCGCTAA
- a CDS encoding GtrA family protein, with protein MKKFLKFGTVGIFNTLITIGFFSLFVHLGMNYIAANVVSYFIGMINSFFWNKNWVFQVQTGQLSLFLKFMLVNLVTLGFNTACLYILVDHLQIQSILAQIFSTGFGLILNFGLNKKWTFTGESVRSS; from the coding sequence ATGAAAAAATTCCTGAAATTTGGAACCGTTGGTATATTTAATACACTGATTACGATCGGCTTTTTTTCGTTATTCGTCCACTTAGGCATGAACTATATTGCAGCCAATGTTGTATCGTATTTCATCGGAATGATCAATAGCTTTTTTTGGAACAAGAATTGGGTATTTCAAGTTCAAACAGGACAACTATCGTTATTTTTAAAATTTATGCTTGTTAATCTTGTTACACTGGGATTCAATACTGCATGCCTTTACATATTGGTGGACCATCTGCAAATTCAATCCATCTTAGCGCAAATTTTTTCGACGGGATTCGGTTTGATATTGAATTTTGGATTAAATAAAAAATGGACATTTACTGGAGAGTCCGTAAGATCAAGTTAG
- the galU gene encoding UTP--glucose-1-phosphate uridylyltransferase GalU yields MSIRKAVIPAAGLGTRFLPATKAQPKEMLPIVDKPTIQYIVEEAVASGIEDIIIVTGRNKRAIEDHFDYSIELELELEEKDKIELLKMVKDISNMVNIHYIRQKKPLGLGHAVQCASRFIGNEPFAVLLGDDIVKSETPCLKQLIDVYEQNHCSVIGTKIMPDDVLCKYGVIAPGKEGIGDKIVEVQGMVEKPRENAPSNFAIMGRYILTPDIFKYLEEAEVGYGGEIQLTDALRKLAAEQRVLACAFEGVRYDVGDKFGFLQATIEFALEREDLRETLVKYLKDLNEQQYLSKFVK; encoded by the coding sequence ATGTCTATCAGAAAAGCAGTAATTCCTGCAGCAGGACTTGGAACAAGGTTTCTTCCTGCCACGAAGGCTCAGCCTAAAGAAATGCTGCCAATTGTTGATAAGCCAACCATTCAATATATTGTGGAAGAAGCAGTGGCATCAGGAATTGAGGATATTATCATTGTAACGGGAAGAAATAAACGGGCCATTGAAGACCATTTTGACTATTCCATTGAATTGGAACTAGAACTCGAAGAAAAAGATAAAATAGAACTTTTAAAAATGGTGAAGGATATTTCAAATATGGTGAATATCCATTATATCAGACAAAAGAAACCGCTTGGATTGGGTCATGCGGTCCAATGTGCGTCGCGCTTTATTGGTAATGAGCCGTTTGCTGTCCTTTTAGGTGATGATATTGTTAAAAGTGAAACACCATGTTTAAAACAATTAATCGATGTGTATGAACAGAATCACTGCAGTGTGATTGGCACAAAAATTATGCCGGATGATGTACTATGCAAATACGGTGTTATTGCCCCTGGAAAAGAGGGGATCGGTGATAAGATTGTAGAAGTCCAAGGAATGGTGGAAAAGCCGAGAGAAAACGCTCCGTCCAATTTTGCTATCATGGGAAGATATATTTTAACGCCGGATATTTTCAAATATTTAGAAGAGGCGGAAGTAGGGTACGGCGGTGAAATTCAGTTGACTGACGCGCTAAGAAAACTGGCTGCCGAACAAAGAGTTCTTGCCTGCGCTTTTGAGGGAGTCCGCTATGATGTTGGGGATAAATTTGGCTTCCTGCAGGCTACGATTGAATTTGCTTTGGAAAGAGAAGACTTACGAGAAACGCTTGTTAAGTATTTAAAAGATCTTAATGAGCAACAGTATCTCTCTAAGTTTGTGAAATGA
- a CDS encoding glycosyltransferase family 4 protein, with translation MIYFTLFICFISSILLTPLVKKLAFKIGATDKPNHRKVHQRIMPRLGGLAIYASFIIGMIVLHPDDPYGPSIIIGSIIIVVTGVLDDIYELSAKVKFIAQIVAATLVVTWGGVHVQFINLPFGGQIEFGYLSIPLTIIWIVGITNAINLIDGLDGLAAGVSSIALITISGMAIIMGDGYVTTIASLVLASTLGFLLYNFHPAKIFMGDTGALFLGYMISVLSLLGFKNVTLISFIVPVIILGVPISDTFFAIIRRIVHKKPLSAPDKSHLHHCLLRLGFTHRQTVLMIYAMATFFGLMAIIFSQSKLMGGFFLILVLLVLIELIAEAIGLVGKNYRPLLKMMRVLLFSTVRNR, from the coding sequence ATGATCTATTTCACCTTGTTTATATGCTTTATTAGTTCTATTCTGCTTACTCCTTTAGTTAAAAAACTAGCCTTCAAAATTGGAGCAACAGATAAACCAAATCATCGTAAAGTTCATCAAAGAATTATGCCTCGTCTTGGAGGATTAGCAATTTACGCTAGCTTTATTATCGGAATGATTGTACTTCATCCGGATGATCCATACGGCCCTTCCATTATCATAGGAAGTATTATCATTGTTGTGACGGGCGTATTGGATGATATATATGAGCTTTCCGCAAAAGTGAAATTTATTGCACAAATCGTTGCGGCAACACTTGTTGTCACTTGGGGCGGCGTCCATGTACAATTTATCAACCTTCCCTTTGGAGGACAAATCGAGTTTGGATATCTCAGTATTCCGCTTACGATTATTTGGATTGTAGGGATTACTAATGCAATTAACCTGATCGACGGCTTGGACGGACTTGCTGCAGGCGTTTCTTCCATTGCCCTTATTACAATCTCAGGAATGGCTATTATTATGGGGGACGGTTATGTAACTACAATTGCCTCTCTTGTGTTGGCAAGTACACTAGGATTTCTGCTTTATAACTTCCACCCTGCTAAGATTTTTATGGGGGACACTGGAGCCTTGTTCTTAGGCTATATGATATCCGTTTTATCTTTATTAGGTTTTAAAAATGTCACATTAATTTCTTTTATCGTACCTGTTATTATTCTCGGAGTACCAATTTCCGATACCTTCTTCGCGATTATTCGCCGAATCGTTCATAAAAAGCCGTTGTCAGCACCGGATAAATCGCATTTGCATCACTGTTTGCTTCGTTTAGGCTTTACCCATCGCCAAACAGTGTTAATGATTTACGCAATGGCAACATTTTTCGGCCTAATGGCGATTATTTTCTCGCAGTCCAAATTAATGGGCGGATTTTTCCTGATCCTAGTTTTACTTGTTCTGATAGAACTAATAGCGGAGGCAATTGGTTTAGTAGGTAAAAACTATCGTCCGCTTCTTAAAATGATGCGCGTTCTTTTATTCAGCACAGTACGAAATCGTTAA
- a CDS encoding glycosyltransferase, which produces MKNKVTVISNMYPTEVHKSFGVFVKNQVDALKNKGLSVDVIAIDNPNKGKLNLLKKYGKWIGSCLFHLLLKGSRTKVVHAHYVFPSGWLARWYKKLYGARLIVTAHGGDVDQMAKKSARIAKWTKSILADADQVIAVGQELYTTLAADYNVPSEKLSLINMGVNLEIFKPLDKAEARKQCGISGGITPLLFVGNIIEKKGLNELTDAFDQLKKDHPEYELFIIGSDKDQAYVQRLKAQISEKGLSGSTHFLGMKTQAEVALWMAAAEVFILPSHIEGFGLVALEAMACGTPVVGTKVGGLKYLLDDGNGVLVTAQDSTSLKNGIQTVLINDEMKQALIQKGLSMAKENDQNIMTDRVINLYQIQRGRG; this is translated from the coding sequence ATGAAAAACAAAGTAACAGTCATCTCAAACATGTATCCAACAGAAGTACATAAAAGCTTTGGAGTTTTTGTAAAAAATCAAGTGGATGCTCTAAAGAATAAGGGGCTTTCAGTAGATGTTATTGCCATTGATAATCCCAATAAAGGCAAGCTGAATCTGCTGAAGAAGTATGGGAAATGGATCGGTTCCTGCCTTTTCCATTTGCTGTTAAAGGGAAGCAGGACGAAAGTTGTCCATGCCCACTATGTATTTCCAAGCGGCTGGCTTGCCAGATGGTACAAAAAGCTATACGGAGCCCGATTGATCGTCACCGCGCATGGCGGCGATGTGGATCAAATGGCGAAGAAAAGTGCAAGAATCGCCAAATGGACAAAAAGCATTTTGGCGGATGCCGACCAGGTCATAGCCGTTGGCCAGGAGCTATATACCACACTTGCTGCTGATTACAATGTACCATCCGAGAAACTATCCCTGATAAATATGGGGGTAAATCTGGAGATTTTCAAGCCGTTGGATAAAGCAGAAGCAAGAAAGCAGTGCGGAATTTCTGGCGGGATCACCCCGCTGCTGTTTGTGGGTAACATCATTGAAAAAAAGGGCCTAAATGAACTAACAGATGCGTTTGATCAGCTAAAGAAAGACCATCCGGAATATGAGTTATTCATAATAGGGTCGGATAAGGACCAAGCCTACGTTCAAAGGCTTAAAGCACAAATTTCAGAAAAAGGACTCTCCGGCAGCACTCACTTTCTTGGAATGAAAACACAGGCGGAAGTCGCATTATGGATGGCGGCGGCAGAAGTTTTTATCCTTCCATCCCATATTGAAGGATTTGGACTTGTTGCGCTTGAAGCCATGGCCTGTGGAACCCCGGTTGTGGGGACAAAGGTTGGCGGTTTAAAATACCTCCTAGATGATGGCAATGGTGTATTGGTAACAGCGCAAGATTCCACCTCATTAAAAAATGGCATTCAAACGGTTTTAATAAACGATGAAATGAAACAAGCCCTTATTCAAAAAGGCTTGAGTATGGCAAAGGAAAATGATCAAAATATCATGACTGACCGCGTTATAAACCTGTACCAAATCCAAAGGGGAAGGGGATGA
- the galE gene encoding UDP-glucose 4-epimerase GalE: MAILVTGGAGYIGSHTCVELLNAGYEIIILDNFSNSKPESLARIKEITGKDFKFYEVDLLDQTGLEDVFSSNSIDAVIHFAGLKAVGESVAIPLRYYHNNITGTLILCEVMKKFNVKNIVFSSSATVYGMPDQVPISEDFPLRATNPYGRTKLMIEEILRDVSVSDTDWSIALLRYFNPIGAHESGRIGEDPNGIPNNLMPFITQVAVGKLKELQVFGEDYPTVDGTGVRDYIHVVDLALGHIKALEKVMSSKGVEAYNLGTGTGYSVLEIVKAFEKSSGVTIPYKIAPRRPGDIAVCYAEPSKAQTVLGWTAQRGIDEMCRDSWRWQENNPYGYDTTK, encoded by the coding sequence ATGGCTATTTTAGTTACTGGCGGAGCTGGATATATTGGCAGCCATACATGTGTTGAATTGCTTAATGCTGGCTATGAAATCATCATCCTAGATAATTTTTCAAACAGCAAGCCTGAGTCTTTAGCGCGAATTAAAGAAATTACAGGGAAGGATTTCAAGTTTTATGAGGTGGATTTGCTTGATCAAACTGGACTTGAAGATGTATTTTCAAGTAATTCCATTGATGCAGTCATCCATTTTGCCGGGTTGAAAGCAGTGGGTGAGTCAGTGGCCATTCCGCTGCGTTATTATCACAATAACATCACAGGCACATTAATTCTGTGTGAAGTAATGAAGAAATTCAACGTGAAAAACATTGTATTCAGTTCTTCAGCAACGGTTTATGGAATGCCAGATCAAGTTCCGATTTCAGAGGATTTTCCACTCAGAGCCACGAATCCATATGGACGGACCAAGTTGATGATCGAGGAAATTCTCAGGGATGTGTCTGTTTCGGATACGGACTGGAGCATTGCTCTGCTTCGTTATTTCAATCCTATTGGTGCACATGAAAGCGGCAGAATTGGTGAAGACCCGAACGGGATTCCTAATAACTTAATGCCATTTATAACCCAAGTAGCTGTCGGTAAATTAAAAGAACTGCAAGTATTCGGTGAGGATTATCCAACTGTTGACGGTACAGGAGTTCGCGATTATATTCATGTTGTCGATTTGGCCCTTGGCCATATAAAGGCATTAGAGAAGGTTATGTCTTCAAAAGGTGTGGAAGCCTATAACCTGGGAACGGGAACTGGCTATAGTGTCCTAGAAATTGTCAAAGCTTTTGAAAAATCCTCTGGAGTTACCATTCCATATAAAATTGCACCAAGAAGACCAGGAGATATCGCGGTTTGCTATGCAGAACCGTCAAAAGCCCAGACCGTGCTTGGTTGGACTGCTCAAAGAGGAATCGATGAAATGTGCCGTGATTCCTGGAGATGGCAGGAAAACAATCCATACGGTTACGATACAACAAAATAA